In the Alteromonas sp. M12 genome, one interval contains:
- a CDS encoding RNA polymerase factor sigma-54, with the protein MKPSLQLKFSQQLTMTPQLQQAIRLLQLSTLDLQQEIQEALESNPLLEVEDGSDIPTGDSALADSNDKFSEETVSASSDSMDTNEALEKADIPDELPIDSTWDEYISASSAPASISGGSGGDDDQIFQGETTENIQDHLLWQMRLTPFSEVDTAIAIAIIDSIDESGYLTISTEDVLASLDHEEVELDEVECVLKRIQMFDPIGSGSRNPQECLMVQMNQFAPDTPWLNEAKLLISEYADLLGSKDYRTLMRKTRLKEDELREAMRLLQTLNPRPGSSLLIGESEYVIPDVSVMKKNGRWQVELNPDSLPKLNVNQQYAAMSRNAKNTSDSQFIRSHMQEAKWFIKSLESRNDTLLKVANCIVQQQVGFFEHGPEMMKPMVLNDVAEMVDMHESTISRVTTQKYMHTPRGIYELKYFFSSHVATDSGGECSSTAIRALIKKLVAAELPTKPLSDSKIADLLADQGIQVARRTIAKYRESLSIPPSNQRKSLL; encoded by the coding sequence ATGAAACCCTCGTTACAATTAAAATTCAGCCAGCAACTAACAATGACGCCTCAATTGCAACAGGCTATACGTCTATTGCAATTATCAACGCTGGATTTACAACAGGAAATACAGGAAGCGTTAGAATCGAATCCACTTTTAGAAGTAGAAGACGGTTCAGATATCCCTACTGGGGATTCCGCTTTAGCAGACAGTAATGACAAGTTCTCAGAGGAGACGGTATCCGCAAGTTCTGATTCCATGGATACAAACGAGGCATTAGAAAAAGCAGATATCCCAGACGAATTACCCATAGATAGCACATGGGACGAATATATCAGTGCCTCCTCAGCCCCCGCCTCAATAAGCGGTGGTAGTGGCGGCGATGACGACCAAATTTTCCAAGGTGAAACAACCGAAAATATTCAAGATCACCTATTGTGGCAGATGCGCTTAACGCCTTTTTCTGAAGTTGATACTGCCATAGCAATCGCAATTATCGACTCTATTGATGAGTCTGGTTACCTCACTATCAGCACCGAAGATGTTCTTGCTAGTCTCGACCATGAAGAGGTTGAACTTGATGAGGTGGAATGCGTTTTAAAACGTATTCAAATGTTCGACCCTATTGGTTCAGGCTCAAGAAATCCGCAAGAATGTTTAATGGTACAAATGAATCAATTTGCACCTGACACCCCTTGGTTAAATGAAGCTAAGTTATTAATCAGCGAATATGCTGACTTATTAGGCAGTAAAGATTACCGAACTTTAATGCGTAAAACTCGTCTAAAAGAAGACGAATTACGAGAAGCTATGCGGTTATTGCAAACACTCAATCCACGCCCTGGTAGTTCATTGTTAATCGGTGAATCTGAATACGTCATTCCAGATGTTTCAGTGATGAAGAAAAATGGTCGTTGGCAAGTTGAGCTAAATCCCGATAGTTTGCCTAAGCTGAATGTAAATCAGCAATATGCGGCAATGAGCCGGAACGCTAAAAACACCAGTGATAGTCAATTTATTCGGTCGCATATGCAAGAAGCCAAGTGGTTTATAAAAAGTCTAGAGAGTCGTAATGACACTTTACTCAAAGTCGCAAACTGCATTGTTCAGCAGCAGGTTGGTTTTTTTGAGCATGGACCTGAAATGATGAAACCAATGGTGTTAAATGATGTCGCAGAAATGGTAGATATGCATGAATCAACTATTTCCCGTGTTACCACACAGAAATATATGCATACGCCTAGAGGAATTTATGAACTTAAATACTTTTTCTCCAGCCATGTAGCAACTGATTCTGGAGGAGAGTGTTCCTCAACGGCAATTCGCGCATTAATTAAAAAACTCGTCGCAGCAGAGCTTCCTACCAAGCCTCTTAGCGACAGTAAGATTGCTGATCTACTGGCAGACCAAGGTATTCAGGTCGCCCGTAGGACAATAGCAAAATACCGGGAGTCTTTATCGATCCCACCGTCTAACCAACGCAAGAGCCTGCTGTAG
- the lptC gene encoding LPS export ABC transporter periplasmic protein LptC → MNRITLSIGILFVLVLMVYVPGWMGSDPEQTDSSNEDSWQPNYQARNMRSTLYNENGEVNHQVFALKMEHYQILGFTLFSQPKYTIYVSDEQTPWHVEAEEGTLYEDNRIQLETDVEIRSLDESGFVQTIRTQFLEINLVDKTMMSDEPVEINGKDFTVKSNGFVANLTTQEYELKNHVQTQYAPR, encoded by the coding sequence ATGAATCGTATCACCCTAAGCATTGGCATCTTGTTTGTGCTAGTCTTGATGGTATATGTGCCAGGGTGGATGGGTTCAGATCCAGAACAGACAGATTCTAGTAATGAAGATTCCTGGCAGCCTAATTATCAGGCGAGGAATATGCGCAGCACTCTTTACAATGAAAACGGCGAAGTGAATCATCAGGTATTCGCGCTTAAAATGGAACATTATCAAATCCTAGGCTTCACTTTATTCAGCCAACCTAAATACACCATCTATGTTTCCGATGAGCAAACGCCTTGGCATGTAGAAGCTGAGGAAGGCACGCTGTATGAGGATAATCGAATTCAATTAGAAACTGATGTAGAGATTAGAAGCCTCGATGAATCGGGATTTGTGCAAACAATCAGAACCCAGTTTTTAGAAATTAATTTAGTCGATAAAACAATGATGTCTGACGAACCGGTTGAGATAAACGGGAAAGATTTCACTGTTAAAAGTAACGGTTTTGTAGCAAATTTAACTACACAGGAATATGAACTTAAAAATCATGTGCAAACTCAATATGCGCCGCGTTAG
- the mlaD gene encoding outer membrane lipid asymmetry maintenance protein MlaD: protein MTSRKVEVLVGLFVAMAIAASLMLALNVASRGSVGQGDTYTLYAKFDNIGGLKERSSVKVGGVVIGRVEKIKLDPKDFTPVVTLSISTTYNQFPETSSASILTSGLLGEQYVGFQPGFTIDDIENLADGDYIADTKSALVLEDLIGQFLFSKGSD, encoded by the coding sequence ATGACATCAAGGAAAGTTGAAGTATTAGTTGGATTGTTTGTTGCAATGGCGATTGCAGCCTCACTAATGTTAGCACTAAACGTAGCCAGTCGAGGTTCTGTGGGGCAGGGAGATACTTATACCCTGTATGCCAAGTTTGACAACATTGGTGGTTTAAAAGAGCGTTCTTCGGTAAAAGTGGGCGGCGTTGTGATTGGTCGAGTCGAGAAAATTAAATTGGATCCAAAAGACTTTACACCCGTAGTTACCTTGAGTATTTCTACTACCTATAACCAATTTCCAGAAACCAGTTCAGCATCGATTTTAACTTCTGGTTTATTGGGCGAGCAGTATGTGGGATTTCAACCGGGTTTCACTATCGATGATATCGAAAATCTAGCTGATGGTGACTATATTGCCGACACCAAATCAGCGCTCGTTTTAGAAGATCTAATAGGTCAATTTTTATTTAGTAAAGGCAGTGACTAA
- a CDS encoding ATP-binding cassette domain-containing protein, producing MKNLIEIDSLTFKRGNRVIYDNISLHIPEGKTTAIMGPSGIGKTTLLKLIGGQLRPNSGDIQFRGESIPGMSRKRLFHVRRQMSMLFQSGALFTDISVFDNIAYPLREHSNLSEDLIKTIVLLKLQAVGLRGAVNLMPSELSGGMARRAALARAIALDPELILYDEPFAGQDPISMGVLVKLIKELNNALNLTSVVVTHDVKEVMSIADHVYILAEKKIIGSGTPEEIKQSDSALVQQFLRGEADGPVPFHYPAKSLEQEFLGVS from the coding sequence GTGAAAAATTTAATAGAAATAGATAGTTTGACCTTTAAACGTGGTAACCGTGTAATTTACGACAATATTTCGTTACACATACCAGAAGGGAAAACCACGGCAATAATGGGTCCTAGTGGGATCGGTAAAACAACGCTTTTAAAACTGATTGGTGGGCAGTTGCGCCCCAACAGTGGTGATATTCAATTTCGTGGTGAATCCATTCCAGGAATGAGCCGTAAACGATTATTTCATGTTCGCCGTCAGATGAGTATGTTGTTCCAAAGTGGTGCTTTATTTACAGATATCAGTGTTTTCGACAACATTGCATATCCTTTGCGTGAACACAGTAACTTGTCTGAGGATTTAATTAAAACCATTGTTTTATTAAAACTTCAAGCGGTAGGGCTGCGCGGTGCAGTCAATTTAATGCCCAGTGAATTATCTGGCGGAATGGCGCGTCGAGCAGCGCTTGCTCGGGCTATTGCATTAGATCCTGAGTTGATTTTGTACGATGAACCCTTTGCCGGACAAGATCCGATATCTATGGGTGTACTGGTTAAACTGATTAAAGAATTAAATAACGCGTTGAATTTGACCAGTGTGGTGGTAACCCACGATGTAAAAGAAGTGATGAGTATCGCCGATCATGTTTACATTCTGGCTGAAAAGAAAATTATTGGCTCAGGGACTCCTGAGGAAATTAAGCAAAGCGACTCAGCGTTAGTGCAACAATTTTTACGTGGTGAAGCAGATGGACCTGTGCCATTCCACTACCCAGCGAAATCGCTGGAGCAAGAATTTTTAGGAGTGAGTTAG
- a CDS encoding ABC transporter substrate-binding protein: protein MRNRFLIKIASIALLTIGLNAHGQTIDETNPYSMVKDVASQTFDRIKREKQKISEDPEVLRVIMKEELLPHVDYKFSAFKVLGKYVTKAEKAQLQEFVAVFREYLVTTYAVAMGYYDDQTVEFEPESDFEDERSVTVRAIVKDGKRPDIKIAFKVRKDRKTNEWKAYDMVAEGISMLSSKQSEFESILRQQGIDKVIELMREKIEQPISLEKKEA from the coding sequence ATGAGAAACAGGTTTTTAATAAAGATAGCGTCAATCGCATTGTTGACGATTGGTTTAAATGCTCACGGGCAAACCATTGATGAGACTAACCCATACAGCATGGTAAAAGATGTTGCGTCTCAGACTTTTGACCGCATCAAACGTGAAAAGCAAAAAATTTCTGAAGATCCGGAAGTATTGCGGGTGATCATGAAAGAAGAATTGTTACCCCATGTTGACTATAAGTTTTCTGCGTTCAAGGTATTAGGTAAATACGTTACTAAAGCTGAAAAGGCGCAACTACAAGAATTCGTTGCTGTTTTTAGAGAATACCTGGTCACCACTTATGCAGTGGCTATGGGCTATTACGACGACCAAACTGTAGAGTTCGAGCCTGAGTCTGATTTTGAAGATGAGCGCAGCGTGACAGTTCGAGCCATAGTAAAAGACGGAAAACGTCCAGACATTAAGATTGCGTTTAAAGTTAGAAAAGACAGAAAAACCAACGAATGGAAAGCTTACGATATGGTTGCTGAGGGAATCAGTATGTTGTCTTCGAAACAAAGTGAATTCGAAAGCATTTTACGTCAACAAGGCATCGACAAAGTCATTGAGTTAATGCGTGAGAAAATAGAACAACCTATTTCGCTTGAAAAGAAAGAGGCTTAA
- the mlaE gene encoding lipid asymmetry maintenance ABC transporter permease subunit MlaE, with product MDWLAKLGQSTLDRFAAIGRATGMLMGAVLAAPQIKNISLTIKQVYVVGVQSLSIIIVSGLFIGMVMALQGYTILVDYGAEGSLGPMVALSILRELGPVVTALLFAGRAGSALTAEIGLMKATEQLSSLEMMAVDPLRRVVAPRLWAGLISMPMLTMIFSAVGILGGHLVGVEWLGVDVGSYWSIMQSTVEWNEDVMNGVIKSVFFAFVITWIAIFKGYDSVPTSEGISAATTQTVVYSSLAVLGLDFVLTAIMFGIE from the coding sequence GTGGATTGGTTAGCAAAACTTGGACAATCAACACTTGATCGATTTGCAGCCATTGGGCGAGCGACCGGTATGCTTATGGGAGCAGTGTTAGCTGCCCCTCAAATTAAAAATATCTCATTGACGATAAAACAAGTTTACGTGGTTGGTGTGCAGTCACTTTCCATTATTATCGTTTCTGGTTTGTTTATTGGCATGGTTATGGCGCTGCAAGGCTATACTATTTTAGTTGATTATGGTGCTGAAGGTAGCTTAGGTCCTATGGTTGCCTTGTCTATTTTACGAGAGCTAGGACCTGTTGTTACAGCATTGCTGTTTGCTGGCCGCGCTGGTTCGGCGTTAACCGCTGAAATCGGTTTGATGAAAGCCACAGAACAACTGAGTAGTTTAGAAATGATGGCCGTTGATCCGCTACGTCGAGTAGTCGCTCCTAGGCTCTGGGCTGGTTTAATATCAATGCCGATGTTGACTATGATTTTTAGTGCGGTAGGTATTTTAGGTGGACACTTAGTTGGTGTTGAATGGCTTGGTGTTGACGTGGGAAGTTACTGGTCAATCATGCAGTCTACCGTTGAATGGAACGAAGACGTGATGAATGGTGTCATTAAAAGTGTTTTCTTTGCGTTTGTGATCACCTGGATCGCTATCTTCAAAGGATACGACTCAGTGCCTACTTCGGAAGGAATAAGTGCAGCGACAACACAAACCGTGGTGTATTCATCATTGGCTGTACTTGGATTAGATTTCGTTTTAACCGCAATTATGTTTGGAATAGAGTGA
- the murA gene encoding UDP-N-acetylglucosamine 1-carboxyvinyltransferase: protein MDKLSINTSPALHGDVVISGAKNAALPILMSCILADSSCFFDNVPHLRDINTSIKLLGGLGVKAQRHDNQELELDPSKINNMTASYELVKTMRASILVLGPLLAKHGKANVSLPGGCAIGARPVNLHLEGLKQMGAKISVDAGYVRAEVDGRLKGAHIFMDIVSVGATENLMMAATLADGQTVLENAAREPEIVDLANCLNRMGAKITGAGTDSIKIVGVKRLQGCHYRVLPDRIETGTFLVAAAVTGGNIRCTNAAPHTLDAVLTKLTQAGADIETGEDWVSLNMHGKRPKSVNIKTAPHPGFPTDMQAQFMALNCVADGTGVVTETIFENRFMHVPELQRMGAKISLETNNAVCEGVEQLTGAQVMATDLRASASLIIAGLVAKGETIVDRIYHLDRGYEHIETKLTKLGANIQRIS, encoded by the coding sequence ATGGATAAACTTAGTATAAATACCAGCCCTGCGTTGCATGGGGATGTGGTGATATCCGGTGCGAAAAACGCCGCACTACCAATATTAATGTCGTGTATTTTGGCGGACTCTTCTTGTTTTTTTGACAATGTTCCGCACCTTAGGGACATCAACACTAGCATCAAATTGCTGGGTGGTTTGGGCGTAAAAGCGCAACGTCATGATAACCAAGAGTTAGAATTGGACCCGAGTAAGATTAACAATATGACCGCCTCTTATGAGTTGGTAAAAACCATGCGCGCATCAATTCTTGTGCTTGGCCCTTTGTTAGCCAAGCATGGTAAAGCCAACGTGTCTTTACCTGGTGGTTGCGCCATAGGTGCTCGTCCTGTGAATTTGCATCTTGAAGGCTTAAAACAGATGGGCGCTAAGATCAGCGTCGATGCGGGATATGTGCGTGCTGAAGTCGATGGGCGTCTCAAAGGAGCGCATATCTTCATGGATATTGTCAGCGTTGGCGCGACTGAAAATTTGATGATGGCGGCGACATTGGCTGATGGTCAAACCGTGTTGGAAAATGCCGCACGAGAACCTGAGATTGTAGATTTAGCCAATTGTTTAAATCGCATGGGAGCGAAAATCACAGGAGCGGGTACCGACAGTATTAAAATTGTCGGCGTTAAACGTCTTCAAGGCTGTCACTATCGGGTTTTACCAGACCGAATAGAGACTGGGACCTTTTTAGTTGCTGCGGCAGTAACAGGGGGAAATATCCGCTGTACCAATGCTGCACCACATACCCTAGACGCTGTGCTGACTAAATTAACTCAGGCCGGAGCTGATATTGAAACTGGTGAAGACTGGGTGTCATTGAATATGCATGGTAAACGCCCTAAAAGTGTCAATATTAAAACCGCTCCTCATCCTGGATTTCCAACGGATATGCAAGCGCAATTTATGGCGTTAAATTGTGTGGCCGACGGTACTGGTGTAGTGACTGAAACTATATTTGAAAACCGATTCATGCATGTACCAGAGTTACAGCGGATGGGCGCTAAAATATCCCTAGAAACCAATAACGCGGTTTGTGAAGGAGTAGAGCAGCTTACTGGGGCACAAGTAATGGCAACTGATTTGCGGGCTTCTGCCAGCTTGATTATTGCCGGCTTAGTCGCTAAAGGCGAAACCATAGTCGATCGAATTTATCATTTAGATCGTGGTTACGAGCATATCGAGACTAAATTGACCAAATTGGGCGCCAACATACAACGTATCAGTTAA
- the lptA gene encoding lipopolysaccharide transport periplasmic protein LptA, with the protein MRRVSALFISLMFSAAIIAGENDFSLPIKVDSKSNFFDGKTKTSIFRKDVKITQGSLEILADEVEVIAGLGEGKEVFIARGKPAKYSQTLDDGSNISAAANEIKYEVSNRTLTLNGAAELNQDSSLVKGESIQFNMELEQLIAESDGNAEGGVTAIFQPESIRNRQTDDTKKTEEEQDKLQDEKP; encoded by the coding sequence ATGCGCCGCGTTAGCGCTTTATTTATTAGCTTAATGTTCAGCGCCGCTATTATTGCCGGTGAGAACGATTTTAGCTTGCCAATCAAAGTTGACTCAAAGTCGAATTTTTTTGATGGCAAAACCAAAACGTCGATATTTAGAAAAGACGTCAAAATCACCCAAGGTAGCCTTGAAATTTTGGCTGACGAAGTCGAGGTTATTGCGGGTTTAGGGGAAGGTAAAGAAGTTTTTATTGCCCGAGGTAAACCAGCAAAATACAGCCAAACCCTCGATGATGGCAGTAATATTAGTGCCGCGGCCAATGAAATTAAATATGAAGTATCGAATCGTACTCTGACACTCAATGGTGCAGCCGAATTAAATCAGGATAGTAGCCTTGTTAAAGGTGAATCGATTCAATTTAATATGGAATTAGAGCAATTGATAGCAGAAAGTGACGGCAACGCAGAAGGCGGGGTCACTGCCATTTTCCAACCCGAAAGCATTCGCAATCGGCAAACTGACGACACTAAAAAAACTGAAGAAGAGCAAGACAAGTTGCAGGATGAAAAACCTTAA
- the lptB gene encoding LPS export ABC transporter ATP-binding protein has protein sequence MATLKATNLAKSYKSRQVVRDVSIEVSTGQIVGLLGPNGAGKTTTFYMIVGLVPLDKGEIYIDQTELTLQPMHIRARKGIGYLPQESSIFRKLTVYQNIMAILQTRKELSSDQREEQADALLDEFNINHIRNSLGMSLSGGERRRVEIARALAAAPEFILLDEPFAGVDPISVNDIKKIIQHLRDRGIGVLITDHNVRETLDVCEKAYIVSHGELIASGTAEEVLNNQQVRDVYLGEQFKL, from the coding sequence ATGGCAACGTTAAAAGCGACCAATTTAGCGAAGTCTTATAAATCTCGGCAAGTGGTGCGAGATGTAAGCATTGAAGTTTCTACTGGACAGATTGTTGGCCTGTTAGGTCCCAATGGTGCAGGTAAAACGACCACCTTCTATATGATTGTTGGGTTAGTGCCACTCGATAAAGGCGAGATTTATATTGATCAGACCGAGTTAACCTTACAACCCATGCACATCCGTGCACGAAAAGGAATTGGTTATCTTCCTCAAGAATCATCTATATTTCGTAAGTTAACCGTTTACCAAAATATCATGGCAATTTTGCAAACCCGAAAAGAATTAAGTTCTGATCAGCGAGAAGAGCAAGCGGATGCATTATTGGATGAATTCAATATTAACCATATTCGTAACAGCCTTGGCATGAGTTTATCAGGCGGGGAGCGCAGAAGAGTCGAGATCGCTCGTGCATTAGCGGCCGCCCCTGAGTTTATTCTATTGGATGAACCCTTTGCTGGTGTTGACCCGATTTCAGTAAACGATATAAAAAAAATAATTCAACACCTACGCGATAGAGGTATTGGTGTATTAATAACTGATCATAATGTGCGTGAAACGCTAGACGTGTGTGAAAAAGCGTATATTGTGAGTCATGGTGAATTGATAGCTTCTGGAACCGCAGAAGAAGTTTTAAATAATCAACAAGTCAGAGATGTATACCTTGGCGAGCAATTCAAGCTATAG
- a CDS encoding calcium/sodium antiporter, whose protein sequence is MILEILIFIAGLAVLSWSADKFVYGASALATNIGVSPMVIGLTIVAMGSSAPEIVVSATASLNNNPDTAVGNAIGSNITNIALVLGITAILKPLMVSSSTIKRELPVLLSVTLLAVYFLADGHLSFIEGLVLIALFVFTIGGLTWISLSAEKNDPLHTETADEIPRDVPPSKAIFWVVLGLIFLPLSAHFMVDSAVHIARYLGMSELLIGLTIIALGTSLPELAACIAGVLKGEDDLVLGNIIGSNIFNILAVLAMPGLISPGIIDENVANRDMYAMLFVTVLLILFSFNIRGTRQINRWEGVAFVVCYLAYCAFLFI, encoded by the coding sequence GTGATATTAGAAATCCTTATTTTTATAGCCGGTCTAGCTGTTCTTAGCTGGAGCGCCGACAAATTTGTTTATGGAGCCTCAGCACTCGCCACCAACATTGGCGTTTCGCCCATGGTTATTGGGTTAACAATAGTTGCCATGGGCTCATCGGCGCCTGAAATAGTTGTCTCAGCGACAGCATCTTTAAATAATAACCCTGATACCGCGGTCGGAAATGCCATAGGCTCTAATATTACTAATATTGCCTTGGTACTGGGTATAACCGCGATATTAAAGCCATTGATGGTTTCAAGTAGTACGATTAAGCGCGAACTTCCTGTTCTGTTATCTGTGACTTTGTTGGCCGTTTACTTTTTAGCAGATGGTCATTTAAGCTTTATTGAAGGTTTAGTGTTAATCGCTTTATTTGTGTTTACGATTGGGGGGTTAACCTGGATATCTCTAAGTGCTGAAAAAAATGATCCATTGCACACAGAAACCGCCGATGAAATTCCCCGCGATGTACCGCCATCAAAAGCTATTTTTTGGGTTGTTTTAGGGCTTATCTTCCTCCCCTTGAGCGCGCACTTCATGGTTGACTCTGCTGTTCATATCGCAAGATACTTGGGAATGAGTGAATTACTTATTGGTTTAACCATTATAGCGCTCGGTACTAGTTTACCGGAATTGGCAGCCTGTATAGCCGGAGTATTGAAAGGCGAAGACGATCTCGTATTAGGCAATATCATTGGTTCAAACATTTTCAATATTCTTGCCGTATTGGCTATGCCAGGACTTATATCCCCAGGAATAATAGACGAAAATGTCGCCAATCGAGATATGTACGCCATGTTATTCGTGACCGTCTTACTTATTTTATTTAGTTTTAATATCCGAGGCACAAGGCAAATAAACCGTTGGGAAGGTGTAGCCTTCGTCGTTTGTTATCTAGCCTATTGCGCATTCTTGTTTATTTAA
- a CDS encoding KpsF/GutQ family sugar-phosphate isomerase has protein sequence MSSDYIASALKVLEIESKAILQLQEYIDESFERSCQIIQNCKGKVVVCGMGKSGHIGHKIAATLASTGTPAFFMHPGEANHGDLGMITNQDVLLAISNSGETAELLNLIPVVKRMEVPIISMTNSTTSSLGKHSDEVLCIKVEQEACSLGLAPTASTTATLAMGDALAVALLNASGFTSADFALSHPGGSLGRRLLLTIADIMHTGDELPLVKLDQTVRNALFEISRKGLGMTGIIDETGKLVGIFTDGDLRRILDDRIDIHSTPVSEVMTANSKTGRPEMLAVEGLNLMEKYSINSMFAVDHENKPVGALNMHMLLKAGVV, from the coding sequence ATGTCTTCAGATTATATCGCATCGGCACTTAAGGTATTAGAAATAGAGTCTAAAGCGATTCTACAGTTGCAAGAATATATTGATGAAAGTTTTGAAAGAAGTTGTCAAATCATTCAAAACTGTAAAGGAAAAGTGGTTGTTTGTGGCATGGGAAAATCAGGTCATATCGGCCATAAAATTGCCGCCACGCTAGCCAGCACTGGCACCCCCGCCTTTTTCATGCATCCTGGGGAAGCTAACCATGGTGATTTAGGGATGATAACCAACCAGGATGTATTGTTGGCTATTTCTAACTCTGGTGAAACGGCGGAGTTACTGAATTTAATCCCCGTGGTTAAACGAATGGAAGTCCCCATCATTTCAATGACAAACAGTACTACCAGCTCGTTAGGTAAACACTCTGATGAAGTACTGTGTATTAAGGTAGAACAAGAAGCCTGTTCGTTAGGGTTAGCACCAACCGCCAGTACGACTGCAACTTTGGCAATGGGTGATGCATTAGCTGTAGCATTATTAAACGCCAGTGGGTTTACCTCCGCCGATTTTGCGCTATCTCATCCAGGTGGAAGCTTAGGTCGTAGGCTGTTATTAACAATTGCAGATATCATGCATACAGGTGATGAGTTACCCTTAGTGAAATTAGATCAAACCGTGCGCAATGCTTTGTTCGAAATTTCTCGAAAAGGGCTAGGAATGACAGGAATAATAGACGAGACTGGCAAGTTGGTTGGGATTTTTACAGATGGTGACTTGCGCCGCATCCTTGATGATAGGATTGATATACACTCAACCCCAGTTTCTGAGGTAATGACAGCTAACAGCAAAACGGGTCGACCGGAAATGTTAGCAGTTGAAGGACTTAATTTGATGGAGAAATACAGTATCAATTCAATGTTTGCAGTAGATCATGAAAATAAGCCAGTTGGCGCATTAAATATGCATATGTTACTAAAAGCCGGAGTTGTTTAG
- a CDS encoding STAS domain-containing protein → MAEQSNAIEVTTSNSGAFYLKGDLNRDTVMKCWPQQQSDIQTCKTNASILQVDFAGVNQVDTAGLAWVMRLSKNCKSENVPLELLNLPEGLIKLANLSNVSTILSIQ, encoded by the coding sequence GTGGCTGAGCAATCAAACGCGATTGAAGTTACAACAAGTAATAGCGGCGCCTTTTATTTAAAAGGTGATTTAAATCGCGATACGGTAATGAAGTGTTGGCCGCAACAACAAAGTGACATTCAAACCTGTAAGACAAACGCATCAATACTACAGGTCGATTTTGCCGGAGTGAATCAGGTTGATACAGCTGGATTGGCCTGGGTTATGCGGTTATCGAAAAACTGTAAATCGGAAAATGTGCCTCTAGAATTGCTTAACTTGCCTGAAGGATTAATAAAACTTGCCAATTTAAGCAACGTTAGCACTATTTTGTCGATACAATAG
- the kdsC gene encoding 3-deoxy-manno-octulosonate-8-phosphatase KdsC: MSIIETLYGPVNNHFINKLSKIKLLVCDVDGIFSDGSIFMGNNGEELKAFHTLDGYGVKSMLEIGIDVAIVTGRQSAIVENRMSALGVSLIIQGVEDKKTAVHKLKTGLNLKKENIASMGDDMPDVGMFEQSSVSISVPNGHPYVKSVAEYVTKTTGGAGAVREICDLILFANNKLNRIYGSSV; this comes from the coding sequence GTGTCAATTATTGAAACCCTTTATGGTCCAGTTAATAACCATTTCATTAATAAGCTTAGTAAAATTAAATTACTGGTGTGTGACGTAGATGGCATCTTCTCTGATGGCAGCATTTTTATGGGAAACAATGGTGAAGAACTTAAAGCGTTTCATACACTTGATGGCTATGGCGTAAAGTCAATGTTGGAAATTGGCATTGATGTGGCAATAGTCACTGGTCGCCAGTCCGCCATTGTGGAAAATAGAATGTCAGCCCTAGGCGTGTCTCTGATCATTCAAGGTGTCGAAGACAAAAAGACCGCAGTACATAAACTCAAAACGGGATTAAACCTAAAAAAAGAGAATATCGCTTCAATGGGTGATGATATGCCTGATGTAGGTATGTTTGAACAAAGCAGTGTGTCTATCAGTGTTCCTAATGGCCACCCATATGTGAAATCAGTGGCAGAATATGTCACTAAAACAACTGGTGGTGCTGGCGCAGTGAGAGAAATCTGTGATCTAATTTTGTTTGCCAACAACAAATTAAATCGTATTTACGGTAGTAGTGTATGA
- a CDS encoding BolA family protein: MDNQQIADLLKEQLELAEVHVTSEGSHFQIIAVSDKFESMSRVKKQQFIYGPLKEQIADGTMHAISIKTFSEKQWQRERMFNVPQ, translated from the coding sequence ATGGATAATCAACAAATAGCAGATCTGCTAAAAGAGCAGTTGGAATTAGCCGAAGTTCATGTAACTAGTGAAGGCTCCCATTTTCAAATTATTGCTGTAAGCGATAAATTTGAAAGCATGAGTCGAGTTAAAAAGCAGCAATTTATTTATGGCCCGTTAAAAGAGCAAATTGCCGATGGCACTATGCACGCTATTTCCATAAAAACCTTTTCTGAAAAGCAATGGCAACGTGAACGTATGTTCAATGTGCCCCAATAA